The following DNA comes from Papaver somniferum cultivar HN1 chromosome 4, ASM357369v1, whole genome shotgun sequence.
TCCCCAAATGGCCTCCAGGGATTTGAAAATGGTACTCGAGAGAACAAACCATCAGTCAACACTCCATCCAAGGTACATATAAATCGACAATCAAAAGACCGCAAAAGTTTCAAGTTTCATTTTCTATGATCTATGTAATGGGTACAAATCAACCAAAACTCATCCCTAATTCAGTTCCAAGTGTCCAACATCTTTGAAAAGAAACTATAATATAAGTAAAAGTGTATTCATCAGACATACCCCAACTAAAAATTAGACAAAGACAATCCATTTAGATAGGTTCACCAACCCGACCTGATCTTATGGTCCTCGTCAAAGAGCTCAAGCCTCCAACACCCAAGGGAGAAATGCTCCATGACTCGGGTTTTGTGGGTGAGCCTGCACAAAGTATAGTAGGTTGAGGGAGATCTAAAGACTACAAACATAGATGCTAAATGTAACAAACAAATAACAGAAGGTCAGAGAAATAGCAGAGTAGAAAAGTCCAAACTGAAAGAAATGTGAATAATATGCTCTGTTAAGCAATGCGCCTTTCATCACAGGAATTGGAGCCAAATATTTTAGGAAACAAGCCCGACGAATTAATCTGAAAGGTGGAAGGAAGCAGAATATTTGCATTTGATACAATATAAACAAACTGAAAGCTATCATCTTAGGGCTAAAATATTTGTATGGTCACTTTTTCTGAGCACATTTGACTTTACAAAAACAAAAAGCACCAATATTACACCATTTTAGAAAGGGAAGCCATAGCTTCAAGAGGCCAATCATTTAGAGTACAATAAAACCCCTCAGAACATACACTGTAATAATAAGATAGTTAAGCAGTTAAGCTGTCAGTTTGTCATTTAAAAGTTTAAGGGTGACACAGTAAACTGCCAAATAAGAAAATCATGGTACCTTCTTTTGGTCGTCTGCCTTGCATCCAAAGCAGTGAATTGGTTGgctcataacaagaagaaaccaACCCTTAATGAATGGCATGCTTAGACCATTCAGGAACAACACAAATTTAATGCAGACGAGAAGAAGTCATCAAATAAGAATATAAGGTATAAGAAAGCCACCACACTCACCTCTACAGcaataataaaatttaaatcaaTAGTGTACCATTTGATATCTTCCGCCAAACAGGAAAGTCTACAGCAACAATATTTCCGTTCTCGACCTAGAGCAGAAAAAATAAAGACAAACCCATTGAAAGTGATTATGGAAGATTATAATGTGCATGCATCTAGCTCAACAGCATTCTGGAGCCAGAAAATCTAAGTCTTACTACAGTTGGCCGAGATAAAGGGATGAGCCAATGCTTGAGCTACCGTCATCCTTTTGTCAGGATCCAATACAAACAGTTTATCTAGTAGATCTTTAAAATTAGTTAACATCTTCGGGTCCTCACCACGTGAGCCTGTTATTCTGGTGCGAATACATTTTGGCTTAAAGTCGAAAATTACCCTCTTTATCGCCTTCTTAGTAAAAGGATCCTCTTCAATggaaaggaaattgtgattctgaTCAAAATGCTGATTGGTGAAAGCTCCCTTTTGGAGCATCTTTCTAGGAAAAGCACCCTTTAATTCCATGTGGAGCCGAAGCATGACATTGTTTGATCGACCAGGAAAAAGATACTTCCCTGTGTACAGCTCATACAGACAGAAACCAACAGACCAGATATCCACAGGATGATCATAGGACAGACCAAGAATTACTTCAGGTGCACGGTAGAAGCGACTGATGAGGTATGGTGTGATTTCGTTTTTCCCAGCAAACATAGAAACACCGAAATCACAAACTTTCAGACTATTTCTCGCCTTGTCAACCAGCATGTTGTCTGGCTTTATATCACAATGCAGAATGCCACACTCTTTTAGATGCTTTAATGAGATAAACAGATGTTTCGCGTAAGCCCTCACTGCAGCTAACTTAAGACCGGTGCCATGAGTCTTAAGACGAAAATCTATAACCTTACGTAGACTCGTATCAAGTGATTCAAGAACCAAACAAAGATGATTCCGATGCCTGAAACTTGAGAGTAATCGAACACAGTGTCGTCTATCCTCTGGATCTGCAGTAGCTAGCCTCTTTAATATTTCCAGCTCTAGTTGACCAGCCTTGCTCAAGATGTCATTACTGTGTATGATCTTTATGGCAACTTCTTTTGGATCATGTTTCCTGGCCTTGAGATCCTTGGCAAGAACCACAGTGGAAGAAACACCACTCCCAAGAACAGCAGTGACATCATACCTGTTGACAAGTATATCTCCATGCTTACAGATATAATGTCCATGTTTATTATCCCAGTTATCATTGGGCCCACTTCTTTTCACTTGTATACCATCTCCTTTCCCCTTCAAAGCACCACCATCCACTCCCTCAGCACCTTGAGTCTTCTCAGAGACCGACGTTACATTTTGTACCGGCGATTTCCCTTCTGAGAATATTGAGTCAACACCATCAACATCAGTGCCAACATCCTTACAATCTGAAAGTTCAGGAACAATACTAATAGTGAGAGAAGAGTGCCCCGGGAACAATACCTCGTCTACAGGTAGAGAAGCCTTTTCCTCTTTCTCTGGGACCTCAATTTGAGGTTCAACCTGATTTTGTACTTCCAGTTTTTTACATTTGTATTTTTCCAAAATCGCTTGCCTTCTTTTTCTGCTTTCCTCAACTCTATCAATATTCTCTTCCTCTTCCAGTTCAGAATGTTTCAGTTCAACAGTTTCCTCACAAGCAATATCCTTCTCTGCATATCTTGTtctttcatcacaatgttctGATTCTTCATATTCTGGATGCCTAATATCCTTCTTTCCTCTACATTCCATGTCCCGATTCCAATCCATACCCCTGCAGCCACGCCTCTCCCTTTCGCGAGTGTCTCCGCTGCCATGCCTCTCCGTCTCCCTTTTCGCATCCCTCTCCTGAACATCCCCCTgtaatgcctctttctctctttctctttatttAATCGGTTAATCTTGTTGGGCTCAAAACAAAGACATAAAGGTCCAATCAAAATTTAACAAGAGTCGCACAAGGAAACTTTTCGAACTTGAAAGTCTAGCATATTTCTGTAGAGAGCGGGACTCAATTACCAAACAGCAAATCTCTACAGACGTACTATTCCAACGCTTGCCATTGGGTCAAAAATATGTCTAAGGTTTTATATAAGGAGGGTTTTCTTCATCTGTTTGTACCGACGGATCCATAGGTATATCCCATCTCCCTGTGTTGGTAATAGTTGTTGTAAGGCAACAATTCCCAATGGCAATGGACAAGCAGGATTCAATTTACATGTTACGAGAATCATTGGTAACAATACAGAATCTTTTGCTCAAATCACAGTAACCGGAATGATGCACCATGCTTATGAGTCCGACCGCAATTTTACTGTGATGCACCATGCTTATGAGTCCGacctaagggtgcacaggaaccgagccggaccgacggaccgaaccggaaccgatggaaccgtacctgattttggaccgaaccgaggtacaaggtacaagtaccggtcccaaaaataggaaccgagctctgggggtacaggtacacggtccaacaCATGAACCGTCCCGTACCGGACCGAAGTCCCAAATAATTGTgaccgttagatttaggggataaggGATCTGTCTCAGCCGTTGGATTAATAGGGGGTATATAAGCTCTGAAGAAATTCTTAGGGTTTCAGTTCCCTTAATTTTTTTCTCGCCTCTTCTCAGTACttctctctgagaaggagaagaaattctccccttcttctgatcttcatcttctctgttaaCCTTCAATCAAACGATTAAAAGTTCAAACCGTATTACTTCGTCTGTTTCTTCGTTTTTAATTCCGGTGTGAAGAAAATTAGAAGAACAATTCCGGTGGTaagcaatttttaattttttgattttaatttttgtatgcaTGTCTGTGAATCACTGAATCTGTGATTGAGATTAACGGATTGTTGTTTTCTCTAGCGAGTAGCGGCTTAAAGGCTattttaaaatgttttttaattaCTGAGAGGACGAATCTGTGGTATTTTTTGTTGAATCATAATCTTTTTAACTAACCTAAATTTGTTTAGTTAGGTTTTTAGATTGCGTCTTGGTTTAGCTAGATGGGTCTTGCGATTCTGGTGACGATTGAGGTGTGAATCATTGGAGTGAAATCTAGGGTTTGGGATGATTATAAATGGGAGAAAGAAAAGGTAGATTAGATCAGTATTATTAGTGTAAGTCTTTATTAAAAATCAAATTGAAGAGTTATTAAGAATGATTTTATTGAAGCTGATGATGACTGTTTTGAGCATCTGAAGTGGGTTTATTTCTGTGCAAATCTTAATTAATAATCAAATGGAAATGTAAGTGATGAAGATCAATCAGTTTTATAGAGTGGGTTTGTTTCAATTAcccatgtttagttttgagaagtAACAAGGATTTCTGTTTCTGTATGATTCACATAGCAGAAGCTTATAATATAAGGCTTTGCTGTTGAGTTTTTGAGATGCCTACTTGGTGTGACAGGTTCCAAGTATAAAGCTTTGACAGGTAACTCATTACTTATTACATGTAATTCTGGAAATGTGTTGTCTATTATGATTCTAATTCCACTGGAATTGTAACAAGGATCTATTGAACTTTGTGTTTATTGTTGCATTCTTAAgtattgttaattttttttgtacTTTTGTATAGAATGCAATAGATGTGATGAGGTAATATTGATCTACTGGGCTCACTTTGGATAATATAGTCTTATATGCATTTGATTATCTTAGAGATTTGGAGTTTGACTAAGCAATTGTATCCATTTTCTTCATCCAGGTAATACTGTATAGCtttccatttttgttgaaattcGGATCTTCATCCAGGTAACTGAAAAGTGCAACTGGCTTGGATACATTCAAATTATACATGTTGATTAGTGTATGTTGTTGCACATAGGTGATAACTTGGCCTGAATAAAGAGAGTCTGAACTGTAGTTAACTCTCCAATCTTTTCTCCAAGTCTGCAAAACAATGAAACACTTATGCTTATGCAGTTATGCTTAGAACAAtgtttggcagtaatagatatagtctaatggttactaactgctattatttttttttttgcagcgttacttggtcctatcaacaatgatgacaccacaagtgttgctgacatggattagaagatcaataTTCAAGGCTACTACAGCACTGCTAgactgctagttgttcttttatcagattttctcattttcaagacttagtgtgtgtctgtgactactgctacttcttttttaagattttcaagacattgtttgtttggttttctattaatattgctacttattagttgttgctttgagatattgaaaaataggtaaaaaagtaaaaaacagggcagtaggtttctgtttttttttttttccctgaaatggaaccggaaccggtACCGGAACCGGCCGGTCCAaaatggaaccggaaccgaggtactcggtaccgggaccggtccatttttttggtaccgaagggtgtaaggtacaggtactcggtctcggcaagaaccgagccgaaccgtaccgtgtgcacccttagtccGACCGCAATTTCACTGGGGTTGATGATTTAATTTTTGAATGGGTAGTAAAGGATTTAGATACATGCAACAAGGTTCATACAAGATATGTTTGGGGAtttggtatcccctttataaatcgtgaaTATTTGTTTCTCAACACCCCAAATGGGAAGAAATAAGTGAAAACCATTCCTAACATGGCCAAATGGCCATTGGCTTAGTTTTTGTGAAACTCTAGTTGCCCTTACTTTGTTCCGACCCATATCCGGGATAATGGGGAGATATTTTTTTGAAggatttactgtttagtccagaaaatCCGACCCGGGTTACTGACTAGTCCagcgccaaaaaatatttactccttaatccaaaaaagttttgaaaagagtaaaattactctactaaacctagtatataacattatgtataataatacatatgttactacatattacatatgatATGTACTAGTATATATActagtactactagtatactactaatatatactagtatactagtagtaattagtagtaactagtatgtagtatatagtaattacatatgtagtatgtaatatactagtagtagtatgtagtaataacatatgtagtatgtagtatattagtagtaactagtatactagtagtaatatgttatgtattgatactacatattgatatgtagtatgttatgtattgatactacatattgacatgtagtatgttatatattgatatgtagtatgttatgtattgatactacatattgatatgtggtatgttatgtattgatactaaatattgatatgtagtatgctatatattgatatgtagtatgtttgatatgtagtatgttatgtattgatactacatatcaaaaaaaattgttatgtattgatactacatattttactactagtatactagtttattAGTATACTATAatatagtagtatactagtatactagtttagtatagtaaagtagttacataatttactagtaacaataagatattttgttactactagtacaatacatattaatatgtagtatcaccgtattgatattactagtatgtagtaacatactactagtaacatttacatgtgttgatactaattagacctggaagggtgttttaagaatttataaaatacactttatagtctccatgaagtttttggactagagagtaaatcttttccacgggtggactagccattaactgggtctgctagaactggactagccagtaattcctactatttttttttgtaaattagggtttcataagtcTATATAAACAGCCTAATTTCCATGTTGCGCATCAGAATCCTACATCCTTATGACAAAAAGAAACTATGTCACTGTCAAGCCTACCCGAAGAAATCCATGCAATCATCCTCGTGAGGTTACCAGTGAAGTCCATCCTAACATGTAAGTGTGTATTCAAGCTTTGGCGTAATCTGATATGTATCCCTAATTTTATTAAGTTTCACCTCAATGTCCAAAGAAACAACCCCAGATTCATGTTTAGTGAGTATGATAGGAATATAATGAACCCTATCAACTTGATATACTCCATAGATTACGCTTCATTATTATCGTCGTCAGATTTAACAAGTCAATATGTACATAGCGTGACTGTTCTGAAGGATAACCCTTTCGAATATGAGGAAACTGCCAAGGTAGGCACAACAATTTGTATTATTGGTCCTTGTAATGGCTTGCTTTGCTTATTACTTATTTCAAGAAGCTATACGAGTAATAGTACACCCTTCGATTGTAGCAAGGAAAATAACATTTGTATATGGAGTCCATCTACTAGGGAATTTAAGAAAATACCAGTAATTAATGGTTATTTTGGAGTTAGATATGGATTTGGTTACGATGGCAACATTGACGATTACAAAGTGGTTAGAATTGTCGATTGTCAAATGGCTAGTAGTTTCACTATTCAAGTTTATACATTAGGATCGGATTCATCTTAAAGCAACTCAGCCCCcattctgtaggatcagaatctcgcagcaataattcctcagcgaaattatcaacaacacaacagcgtcgcagaacaatttcagaaatgacattataaatgacgtcagctaaaatcatgagaaaaatgtgatggtcctgcgaaaataagagagtttgcgagattaacatttgtaaggttgcgagaatgtcgcaagccgtaCCCGagaataaaggacatattagctgtcatccactatgtaattccttataaatagccgttcagtggTAAAGaaaagagggagatcttttttgagtgaaaagcaagtaaataggagagagaaaatctagagcagtggttattcttgattcctttatcttttcttgtaagattgttcaaagattgatcaataaaattaagattgttaatccaaaaatgagttgaatgttaatgaaatcttgtgaggggtgtagtgtaggatttcctgcaactacataatggcgctcgaaacagggaggattgaagattgaagattattctagaaaaaattgaagattaatattgagatttgtgaagatttggagtgaggagTTACAAAagacaaagttgccatttctTCCTTCTTCAGAATCGCTTCCCATTGGTTGAGAGATTTCGCATTCATTGCTACCCTACTTTTTCTAgaattggttaagaattttacataatctcttgcaattcattaatattgaagaaatggctagaagaagaaatacatcataccaaccaactactgttagaagaagcaaaagaattgctggaagggaaagaagtgaaatgggagaatctacaagaattagaaataatggagaaaatcaaattcaaccaccaattcagcAAACACtggtacaaggaaggaatatagattatgataaggtgagtatacacacttggtaatcaaattccgcagaagaagtagaagaagagcagcaaaccagaaaccatagacaagtagagagaaatcaagaagcagatgaaggaataattcatggagatgaggaaattggagcgttagaaacgttgagacgaagaatacatgaagaaagaagagctgaggcagaagaacgttcaaatctaacaaggaaaaatcacgaattgaggatggaaaatatgagactacagagtacaagatcgagaagtattataaaatcatattcaagatcgactagaagagagatgaggcgaaaatCACCCACAgctaatgctggaaataatattcgagaagaaatatcaaatcctaatgaagaacatcgcgaagatagagaaaggactgatgatcgttacattccacaaaatgaaacttttgatgataggcaaaatgatagaaatcaagagaatggacaatgtcagggacgaaataatcaagatagAATCGAGAGGAAGAAATGAGAATTTTACATGatagagaagctcaaagaaatcaacaaacgattgaagaagaaattgaaagacattacgcTGAACAAGCaagtttaatttgcgaacgtgaaatattgacagcggaaatggaagaacaagagcttcaggaaacaattctccagaacaatcacgacaatcgagaaagaagacgaacacaaaactggaataacggtaatatcaatgaatagtatgatagagtacagaggatggctaaaagacagcgaatggaattgatgagaaatgaacaaaatcatggaggggaaaatgagagacatcatcatatacgaattcaagatagagatgaggaagaaaatcgcagaagaagacgagatgaggatgatgaagaagaaatgcaaagtttcgcgagagaagaaagacatgaacggaGAAGAatggaggcgaaattaaaaagaccaatggatcaaaattcaggtgtaaataaacaaatcttgaaagaattagaagaaatgcgaggaatgctaaataatagaggagaggtaggcagaagacaattagatgaagctatagaagaagctgcgaaaactccatttacaagggaagtacaactaggaggaatacctccgaaatgaaatttgcccgcattaaccagcatttttgatggaacaacttgtgcaattcaac
Coding sequences within:
- the LOC113271998 gene encoding serine/threonine-protein kinase prp4-like, with amino-acid sequence MECRGKKDIRHPEYEESEHCDERTRYAEKDIACEETVELKHSELEEEENIDRVEESRKRRQAILEKYKCKKLEVQNQVEPQIEVPEKEEKASLPVDEVLFPGHSSLTISIVPELSDCKDVGTDVDGVDSIFSEGKSPVQNVTSVSEKTQGAEGVDGGALKGKGDGIQVKRSGPNDNWDNKHGHYICKHGDILVNRYDVTAVLGSGVSSTVVLAKDLKARKHDPKEVAIKIIHSNDILSKAGQLELEILKRLATADPEDRRHCVRLLSSFRHRNHLCLVLESLDTSLRKVIDFRLKTHGTGLKLAAVRAYAKHLFISLKHLKECGILHCDIKPDNMLVDKARNSLKVCDFGVSMFAGKNEITPYLISRFYRAPEVILGLSYDHPVDIWSVGFCLYELYTGKYLFPGRSNNVMLRLHMELKGAFPRKMLQKGAFTNQHFDQNHNFLSIEEDPFTKKAIKRVIFDFKPKCIRTRITGSRGEDPKMLTNFKDLLDKLFVLDPDKRMTVAQALAHPFISANCSRERKYCCCRLSCLAEDIKWYTIDLNFIIAVESLDLPQPTILCAGSPTKPESWSISPLGVGGLSSLTRTIRSGRLYLRNIADKNGKVWAGGGRHNPPPDAPPVILVILCPKSPPPKNQQRLASLSPTSVNTSHRSC